The following are encoded in a window of Plasmodium vivax chromosome 10, whole genome shotgun sequence genomic DNA:
- a CDS encoding hypothetical protein, conserved (encoded by transcript PVX_097830A) produces the protein MRGERSSFFRLGAKMPVITVNRKLFPKEYSTDYEEILRKFDVTYINYKTRLRSKEEIDIRAIDDLYGQIYDSSVLKKQFYFFLYHDDINTCHRVLNENRNVLTREESFQMLNSLPYIFFNHLNYVYPTESNVDRVLSQLVKTYIFQYANDRNVDFLNFKYKYNELDDYCLGLERQFLAGGVSGGEVSGGEVSGGEVSGGEVSGGEVSGGEVSGGEVSGGEVSAEVTSGEDTHTGGGSGEDTHMATAKVADSIYDDGRDTNYERKYRHMSYDYKIIECTSKYRELMERFGKYPQSVKVQKVQLLYTKIISMKANKLFEAFRKHESVKRNEDRKIYRNAKMTLDPEKLTPCLNEPIRYDPKEKRRVNELFHKYVEQKDLIKAALIIRKHTNLIDTKEKKSQQIMKEFLRLHEYIYKCNKYSEEQLAHLRMVYYSTVQKPRVIRKICEVGMWEQGENATHKEVYERQLNEYLKKREALRDERMKKKNIDMDQIRDFSSAYPMEWLPVLYKDMFEQIEREKNSKTFERKSAFSKRRDSIRRLFSPGGEPREEQRGRDVTHEEQRSKDVTHEEQRSKDVTHEEQRSKDVTHDQQRGRDPTHDLLNVKNELKFGRNVLNYKKKILGKNRRKRAEASKGGASGGGKSAKGSGDATEGDS, from the coding sequence ATGAGGGGAGAGAGATCTTCCTTCTTCCGGCTGGGAGCCAAAATGCCAGTAATCACAGTGAATAGGAAGCTCTTCCCAAAGGAGTACAGCACAGACTACGAAGAGATCCTACGCAAGTTTGACGTGACCTACATCAATTACAAAACGAGACTGAGGAGCAAAGAAGAGATAGACATACGCGCCATCGATGACCTGTATGGCCAAATATATGACAGCAGCGTTTTGAAGAAGcaattctattttttcctttaccaCGACGATATAAACACATGCCACAGagttttaaatgaaaataggAACGTCCTAACTAGAGAGGAGTCCTTTCAAATGCTAAACAGCTTGCCCTATATCTTTTTCAACCATTTGAATTACGTGTATCCCACGGAGAGTAATGTGGACCGAGTCCTCTCGCAGCTGGTGAAGACCTACATATTTCAGTACGCCAATGATAGGAACGTggattttttgaatttcaaATATAAGTACAACGAGTTGGATGACTACTGCCTGGGGCTGGAGCGCCAGTTCCTCGCGGGGGGAGTTAGCGGTGGGGAAGTTAGCGGCGGGGAAGTTAGCGGCGGGGAAGTTAGCGGCGGGGAAGTTAGCGGCGGGGAAGTTAGCGGCGGGGAAGTTAGCGGCGGGGAAGTTAGCGGCGGGGAAGTTAGCGCCGAGGTTACCAGTGGGGAAGACACCCACACGGGGGGTGGCAGCGGGGAAGACACCCACATGGCTACCGCCAAAGTGGCTGACTCCATCTACGATGACGGGCGGGACACCAACTACGAGCGCAAGTACAGACACATGTCCTACGACTACAAAATCATTGAGTGTACTAGCAAATACAGGGAGCTCATGGAGAGGTTCGGGAAGTACCCGCAGAGCGTCAAGGTGCAGAAGGTGCAGCTGCTCTACACCAAAATAATAAGCATGAAGGCGAACAAGCTGTTCGAGGCCTTTAGGAAGCACGAAAGTGTCAAGCGGAACGAGGACAGGAAGATCTACAGAAATGCAAAGATGACGTTGGACCCAGAAAAGCTAACCCCCTGTCTAAATGAGCCGATAAGGTACGACCCAAAGGAGAAACGAAGGGTGAACGAGCTGTTTCATAAATATGTAGAGCAGAAAGACCTCATCAAAGCCGCCCTCATCATAAGAAAACACACCAACCTGATTGACaccaaggagaagaagagccAGCAAATAATGAAGGAGTTCCTGCGCCTACAcgaatacatatataaatgcaaCAAATACAGTGAGGAACAACTGGCCCACTTGCGGATGGTCTATTATTCCACTGTTCAGAAGCCGAGAGTCATCCGGAAAATTTGCGAAGTAGGCATGTGGGAGCAGGGGGAAAACGCCACCCATAAGGAGGTTTACGAAAGGCAACTAAATgagtatttaaaaaagagggaagccCTACGGGATgagaggatgaagaagaaaaatattgaCATGGACCAAATACGGGACTTCAGTTCGGCCTACCCTATGGAATGGCTGCCTGTCCTCTACAAGGATATGTTTGAGCAGATcgagcgggaaaaaaattccaaaacTTTCGAGCGCAAGAGTGCCTTCAGCAAGAGGAGGGACTCCATCAGGAGGTTGttctcccccgggggggaacCGCGCGAAGAGCAGAGAGGCAGAGACGTAACACACGAAGAGCAAAGAAGCAAAGACGTAACACACGAAGAGCAAAGAAGCAAAGACGTAACGCACGAAGAGCAAAGAAGCAAAGACGTAACGCACGACCAGCAGAGAGGCAGGGACCCCACGCACGACCTTCTAAATGTGAAGAACGAACTCAAGTTTGGCCGCAACGTCCTGAATTACAAGAAGAAAATTCTGGGCAAGAACAGGCGCAAGCGGGCCGAGGCCTCCAAGGGCGGCGcctccgggggggggaagtctgCCAAGGGCAGCGGGGACGCCACCGAGGGGGATTCGTAA
- a CDS encoding hypothetical protein, conserved (encoded by transcript PVX_097855A), with translation MEDSQPSDVTYVVHNSTLYLLLYAVVQLGQYLLQILWTNKLVKTSLLKYHRKIKKSYCLYTKSPEYQDISNQIENVQKKIKKYKKLIEANKKLNKNMNEYDLLILNGKYTRKILKEEKNINDLRNALEQENQGDYLFHTCDVISSLVTSTGAFVNIVRTQITVALLFLSLKYLSRRNAQVPYAPADTDLWFGERFKIVSTEPCAQNLVNLLYGYNTAHVVFLTLRQSLSSLFVKSDAKLKAA, from the exons ATGGAGGACAGCCAACCCAGCGACGTCACGTACGTCGTGCACAACTCCACCCTGTACCTCCTCCTCTACGCAGTAGTGCAGCTGGGGCAGTACCTCCTGCAGATCCTGTGGACCAACAAGCTGGTTAAGACCTCCCTCCTCAAGTACCAccggaaaattaaaaagtccTACTGCCTCTACACCAAGTCACCAGAGTACCAAGACATTTCAAACCAAATTGAAaacgtgcaaaaaaaaataaaaaaatataaaaaacttatagaggcaaataaaaagctaaacaaaaatatgaacgagTATGACTTGTTAATACTAAATGGGAAATACACGAGGAAGATTttaaaggaagaaaaaaatataaatgatttgAGAAATGCTTTGGAGCAGGAGAACCAAGGGGACTATTTGTTCCACACGTGCGATGTGATTTCATCGTTGGTCACTTCCACCGGTGCCTTCGTCAACATCGTTCGCACGCAGATAACG GTCGCCCTGCTGTTCCTCTCCCTGAAGTACCTCTCCCGCAGAAACGCGCAGGTGCCCTACGCGCCGGCCGACACGGACCTCTGGTTCGGGGAGCGCTTCAAGATCGTCTCCACAG AACCGTGCGCGCAAAACCTGGTCAATTTGCTCTACGGGTACAACACCGCCCACGTGGTGTTCCTCACGCTGCGGCAGAGCCTCTCCAGTTTGTTTGTGAAATCAGACGCGAAGTTGAAAGCGGCTTAA
- a CDS encoding hypothetical protein, conserved (encoded by transcript PVX_097845A), whose amino-acid sequence MHRVISEEEGVQDGPNVEASEGDTPNGDAPEELKKVRAELKTAKEELKTAKKEAKQLEEDLQKAKDRALKCEKQKRETLQAAQTAQKNLKECTESGALNLTQCKAQLGDREKHLDVCRENEDKCYAKMKDLGKQHEERVSRKEDEAAQLREKVLRLERALEDMELKLNAHSQSKPPSTLNENSSAGGGGRHGEGEDSDYLISFPMVRSYFVKVLKIYKTFYIIAFEQTNLAGLLSQVALHKDALVTHLKLYGRLTMERLHDYESFIRESDWVTRLMSLYESSPLSQYAQMMKRKAASFVSTVRRLLLQKVVHPVSRELYPQMIQSMRNKYMSIEWDLFLQKLHNNSEVLVVKLNSINPELQGVISPRLEDQLILLIFFTMVNIIHLYLLFYLLFLLVKLFKRVSICLFVWGFFFVSVAYRCTVFVLTLPIRPCLRKRGNRSRKAYRRHEERTCANPERVSYQQQEIKKMHRGHSVHQRRG is encoded by the coding sequence atgcacagaGTGATTAGTGAAGAGGAGGGGGTGCAGGACGGGCCAAATGTGGAAGCGTCAGAGGGGGACACTCCAAATGGGGACGCGCCAGAGGAGCTGAAGAAAGTCAGGGCGGAACTGAAGACAGCCAAGGAGGAGCTGAAGACGGCCAAGAAGGAGGCAAAACAACTCGAGGAGGACTTGCAGAAGGCTAAGGACCGCGCGCTCAAATgcgagaagcaaaaaagggaaaccctGCAGGCAGCTCAAACTGCGCAGAAGAACCTGAAGGAGTGCACCGAGAGCGGCGCGTTAAACCTCACCCAGTGCAAAGCCCAGCTGGGCGATAGAGAAAAGCATCTGGACGTGTGCAGGGAGAACGAAGACAAGTGTTATGCGAAAATGAAAGATCTGGGCAAGCAGCACGAGGAGCGGGTGAGTAGGAAGGAAGACGAAGCGGCACAGCTGAGGGAGAAGGTGCTCAGGCTGGAAAGGGCCCTCGAGGACATGGAGCTCAAGTTGAACGCGCACTCGCAGTCGAAGCCGCCATCAACGCTGAACGAGAACAGCTCCGCAGGTGGTGGTGGACGCCACGGCGAGGGTGAAGACAGCGACTACCTAATTTCATTCCCCATGGTGCGAAGCTACTTCGTTAAGGTATTAAAAATCTACAAAACGTTTTACATAATAGCGTTCGAGCAGACTAACTTGGCAGGGCTCCTCTCCCAGGTAGCTCTCCATAAGGATGCCCTGGTGACTCACCTCAAGCTTTATGGGAGACTTACCATGGAAAGGCTGCACGATTATGAGAGCTTCATCCGCGAAAGCGATTGGGTGACTCGACTCATGAGCCTTTACGAAAGCTCACCTCTCAGTCAGTATGCACagatgatgaagaggaaagcTGCAAGTTTTGTCTCTACGGTGAGGAGGCTGTTGCTCCAAAAAGTGGTGCACCCCGTGAGTCGAGAGCTCTACCCTCAGATGATACAGTCGATGAGAAATAAATACATGAGCATTGAGTGGGACCTCTTCCTCCAGAAGTTACATAACAATTCGGAAGTCCTGGTGGTGAAGCTAAATTCTATAAACCCAGAATTGCAGGGGGTCATTTCCCCTCGGTTGGAAGATCAGCTGATTTTGCTAATTTTCTTCACCATGGTGAATATCATTCACTtgtatttacttttttatttgctgtTCCTTTTGGTTAAGCTATTTAAACGGGTGAGTATTTGTTTGTTCGTGTGGGGCTTCTTTTTCGTGTCTGTGGCCTACCGATGCACCGTCTTTGTGCTGACGCTGCCGATACGGCCGTGCTTGCGGAAGCGCGGCAACCGCAGTAGGAAGGCGTACCGCAGGCACGAGGAGAGGACCTGCGCAAACCCGGAGCGCGTCTCGTACCAGCAGCAGGAGATTAAGAAGATGCACCGGGGGCACAGCGTCCACCAGCGGAGGGGCTGA
- a CDS encoding ubiquitin-like protein, putative (encoded by transcript PVX_097850A) yields the protein MADESSAANNASGAANSQGEHIQVKVRSPDGAEVFFKIKRKTKLEKLMEVYCNRLGQSMEAVRFLYDGDRIHGENTPDQLGIEDGDVIDAMVQQTGGNLLF from the exons ATGGCGGACGAATCCTCAGCGGCGAACAACGCCAGTGGAGCGGCCAACAGCCAAGGGGAACACATCCAAGTGAAGGTTAGGTCCCCTGATGGTgctgaagttttttttaaaataaaaaggaaaactaaATTGGAGAAACTGATGGAGGTTTATTGTAATCGACTCGGACAGTCCATGGAGGCAG TCCGCTTCCTATACGACGGAGATAGAATTCACGGGGAGAATACCCCCGACCAATTGGGCATCGAAGATGGAGACGTCATTGACGCCATGGTGCAGCAGACAGGAGGAAATTTGTtgttttag
- a CDS encoding hypothetical protein, conserved (encoded by transcript PVX_097840A): MATIMTMEFPSSDEEDDNYDVEAELERELKEGDLSDEVKEELQEEGKQLLSQLGKAKRNKRKNETNPKMIKSIIKNSIVKEKIEKTYHDINREYEQLYKHEKSVSDGDFLLQFHRKYPQEEKNYNTTQKLHDHLKKYSPALGGNEDSPEMDIKAFKEKCRNQQYSSDISNVVKNALENFYENNSVQVEKKYMYAGKVYTVQKKIDKTSSSYKRYLRMKDKMNIGGNFANIDQLVQSIQENKQINTVDKSTEDWAYYKMANSIDEEKLKAGQNYLENKFFSENVERKVYEHNVRKRAP; the protein is encoded by the coding sequence ATGGCCACCATCATGACCATGGAATTCCCCTCGTCggacgaggaggacgatAACTACGACGTGGAGGCGGAGCTGGAGAGGGAGCTGAAGGAGGGAGACCTGTCGGACGAAGTGAAGGAGGAGCTGCAGGAGGAGGGTAAGCAGCTGCTCAGCCAGCTGGGGAAGGCCAAGaggaacaaaaggaaaaatgaaaccaACCCAAAAATGATCAAAAGTATAATAAAGAACTCCAtcgtaaaggaaaaaatcgaaaaaacgTATCACGACATTAATAGGGAATATGAGCAGCTATACAAACACGAAAAATCAGTTAGCGATGGAGATTTCCTTTTGCAATTCCATAGGAAGTATCCCCAGGAAGAGAAGAACTACAATACAACGCAGAAGCTGCATGACCATTTGAAGAAGTACTCACCTGCTTTGGGCGGAAATGAGGACTCCCCCGAAATGGACATAAAGGCATTCAAAGAGAAGTGCCGCAATCAACAGTACAGCAGCGACATTTCCAACGTGGTGAAAAACGCGCTGgaaaatttttacgaaaataatTCCGtgcaagtggaaaaaaaatacatgtacGCAGGGAAGGTTTACAcagtccaaaaaaaaattgacaaaacgTCTTCCTCCTATAAGCGATACCTCAGGATGAAGGATAAGATGAATATCGGAGGGAATTTCGCAAACATAGACCAGCTGGTACAGAGCATACAAGAAAACAAACAGATCAATACGGTCGATAAGTCCACTGAAGATTGGGCCTACTACAAAATGGCCAATTCCATCGATGAGGAGAAGCTGAAGGCGGGGCAGAATtacttggaaaataaatttttcagTGAAAATGTGGAGCGGAAGGTGTACGAGCATAACGTTAGGAAGCGGGCCCCTTGA
- a CDS encoding DNA repair protein, putative (encoded by transcript PVX_097835A) encodes MADFSKSNSAGPANKKQASILSFFKTQDGKGKKATGAGGEAAKEGKGDADKQGGQQLNAAMSTLDKFAANAGNEAERSCETGFTAMKEPSEDKRNGCCACAETPQANLFSDDSQDVSRSAVRSSMGKKGTEMKESYDKGYTDNAELSTEEDIIVRKKRKVIIDSSSEDVYDGSNDRSEDNGKNSKRKGPPGNEGVGVDGKLNNLVYEPGKSSTTEETLFTNEQSSKEIINIHRRKGEDGKKSQELDTLRNKLLSMPICLSNDKFRLYVEQYFLYCNTFEFPKWVQPQYVRDLNLRTPDNADYDCSTIWTPPPDHPWAVEYKQAHYTPGMQQFWKIKSKNFDKIIFFKMGRFYEIFYIDACLMHTICGLNWMGGEQKPHLGFPEQSLHLYAKKVINSGHKVVVIEQMETPKELEQRNKETCGPKDKAIKREINEIFTKGTILHDNMLSSETKYLVCFHFDDIEDLDGGVVDVGVGGVGSLPGSSSQSDRSVKSKCNFGFVVSDIATSYIAVGYCNDDESRIELRTILAQLCPAEILYASKNINKEVLSIFKNIPAEPELTAVSSFPNIIASLDEIRKYFETIPPSLEMHREQNSVICAFGGFIVYLRSLLLDKKIFRFCKIEHYDLFKRENYMVLDATALKHLEILETQSGETKNSLFDYVNKTCTNFGARNMRRWICSPLLDCTRINERLDVVEFLKKNEHILSLIRLKLKKLPDIERLLNKICIQASQSERGAVFFDNIVSTKLKEFMTFLNAFKEIGSMLIEINSIEKDEEELPKRLYEISNTPDRKSLLRKVQGSYPHIEQITNEFLKKIEFDGDKEYKPAEGCDEAIDLINSKEKEIEGELTNILTNMKRNMKISSLKYVHAKYKYEVECPENVPKHFLKHVEITSAKKGFIRFQNDEIKQCVEMLEDIDQEKKDAIYPFFKKMFHLFYAHYEKYVSACRLVSELDCLQAFAFVALNTPFALTRPVLHPMRRNGSGEGESGEESSGQEVTAEQINQSSRSAVSAVCRGGTAHGKEPFLILENNIHPVVATLMPNFISNNIYMGCEQEKQSTLLLTGPNMGGKSTLLRQTAISVILAQIGAFVPSTYCELTVVDKIFTRLGSSDNLFEGKSTFLVELEDISNMLKQSTKYSLAILDELGRGTSSFDGTAIALSTLEQISDVVKCRCIFSTHYHLLVEEVKHNKKISNYHMSLSIDDHQEKIIFLYKFIKGVCPKSFGIHIAKLAGLPKEIIDLAHEKSTLFENVTDEFCKIIKYKNIVRSLLSAPDGENLGALFRRYRAEFAEFAA; translated from the coding sequence ATGGCCGACTTCAGCAAGTCGAACTCCGCCGGGCCGGCGAACAAAAAGCAGGCGTCCATTCTGAGCTTCTTCAAGACGCAGGATggcaaggggaagaaggccaccggcgcagggggggaggcggccaaGGAAGGCAAAGGGGATGCAGATAAGCAGGGCGGCCAGCAACTAAACGCGGCGATGAGCACGCTGGACAAATTTGCCGCCAATGCGGGGAACGAAGCAGAGCGAAGCTGCGAAACGGGCTTCACCGCGATGAAGGAGCCCTCCGAGGATAAGCGAAATGGATGCTGCGCATGCGCAGAGACCCCCCAAGCGAATCTCTTCTCCGATGACAGCCAAGATGTGAGCAGAAGCGCGGTGAGAAGCTccatggggaaaaaaggaaccgAAATGAAGGAGAGTTACGATAAGGGGTATACGGACAACGCGGAGTTGAGCACAGAAGAGGACATAATCgtgaggaagaagcgaaaggtCATAATAGATTCCTCAAGTGAAGATGTGTATGACGGGTCTAACGACAGAAGTGAGGATAATGGAAAGAACTCCAAGAGGAAGGGACCCCCAGGAAATGAAGGCGTTGGCGTGGATGGGAAGTTAAATAACCTGGTTTATGAGCCGGGTAAGAGCAGCACAACGGAGGAGACACTATTCACCAACGAGCAGAGCTCAAAGGAGATTATAAACATCCACCGTAGGAAGGGAGAGGACGGAAAGAAGTCCCAAGAGCTGGACACACTAAGGAATAAGCTGCTAAGCATGCCAATATGTTTGTCAAATGATAAGTTCAGACTATACGTAGAGCAGTACTTCCTCTACTGCAATACTTTTGAATTCCCCAAATGGGTACAGCCGCAATACGTGCGTGATCTTAATTTGAGGACCCCAGATAATGCTGATTATGACTGCTCTACCATTTGGACGCCCCCACCTGATCACCCCTGGGCGGTGGAGTACAAACAGGCGCACTACACTCCAGGGATGCaacaattttggaaaataaaatccaaaaattttgataaaataatattttttaaaatggggagattttacgaaatattttacatcGATGCTTGTTTGATGCACACCATTTGTGGGTTGAATTGGATGGGTGGGGAGCAGAAGCCTCACTTGGGGTTTCCAGAGCAATCTCTCCATTTGTATGCCAAAAAGGTTATTAACAGTGGGCACAAGGTGGTTGTGATTGAGCAGATGGAGACTCCAAAGGAGTTGGAGCAGCGCAATAAGGAGACTTGCGGGCCGAAGGATAAAGCCattaaaagggaaattaatgaaatttttacaaagggGACCATTCTGCATGATAACATGCTCAGCTCGGAGACGAAATATTTGGTTTGCTTCCACTTCGACGATATAGAAGATTTAGATGGAGGAGTAGTAGACGTGGGGGTCGGGGGAGTGGGCAGCCTCCCAGGCTCCTCCTCTCAAAGTGACCGCTCAGTTAAAAGCAAGTGCAATTTCGGCTTCGTCGTGAGCGACATCGCAACGTCGTACATCGCTGTAGGGTATTGCAACGATGACGAGTCCCGGATCGAGTTGCGAACCATCCTCGCGCAGCTCTGCCCAGCGGAAATTCTATAcgcttcaaaaaatattaataaggaggtgctttccatttttaagaacatCCCAGCGGAACCGGAATTGACAGCGGTGAGCTCATTTCCAAATATAATTGCCTCTCTAGATGAgattagaaaatattttgaaaccATCCCCCCTAGTTTAGAAATGCACAGAGAACAGAACAGTGTGATTTGTGCCTTCGGAGGGTTCATCGTTTATCTCCGGTCGCTTCTACTAGACAAGAAGATCTTCCGCTTCTGCAAAATAGAGCACTATGATTTGTTTAAGAGGGAAAACTACATGGTGTTGGATGCCACCGCGTTGAAGCACTTAGAAATATTGGAGACACAATCTGGCGAAACgaaaaattccctttttgatTACGTGAATAAGACATGCACCAACTTTGGGGCCAGGAACATGAGGCGCTGGATCTGCAGCCCGTTGCTCGACTGCACCAGGATAAATGAGCGACTCGACGTGGtggagtttttaaaaaaaaacgagcatATCTTATCCCTCATCAGGTtgaagctgaagaagctaCCAGACATAGAAAGGCTGCTGAACAAAATTTGCATACAAGCATCTCAAAGCGAGCGGGGGGCCGTCTTCTTCGATAACATAGTGAGTACGAAGCTGAAGGAATTTATGACCTTCCTAAACGCCTTCAAAGAAATTGGAAGTATGCTAATCGAAATCAACAGCATAGAAAAGGACGAGGAGGAGTTGCCCAAGCGGCTATATGAAATTAGTAACACGCCGGATAGAAAGAGTCTACTGAGAAAGGTCCAAGGGAGCTACCCACATATTGAGCAAATAACCAacgagtttttaaaaaaaatagaattcGATGGGGATAAGGAATATAAGCCAGCGGAGGGGTGCGATGAAGCCATCGATTTGATTAACAGTAAGGAGAAGGAGATAGAGGGGGAACTTACCAATATTCTAACAAACATGAAGAGGAACATGAAGATTTCGTCACtcaaatatgtacatgctaAGTACAAATACGAGGTGGAGTGCCCCGAGAATGTCCCCAAGCATTTTCTAAAGCATGTAGAAATTACCTCCGCTAAAAAGGGATTCATTCGGtttcaaaatgatgaaataaaGCAGTGCGTTGAGATGCTGGAGGATATAGaccaggagaagaaggacgcCATCTACCCCTTCTTTAAGAAGATGTTTCACCTTTTCTATGCTCACTATGAGAAGTATGTCTCTGCCTGTAGACTGGTGTCCGAGCTGGACTGCCTCCAGGCCTTCGCCTTCGTGGCGCTCAACACGCCCTTCGCGCTGACGCGCCCGGTGTTGCACCCGATGAGGAGGAACGGAAGCGGCGAGGGGGAAAGCGGTGAGGAGAGTAGCGGCCAGGAGGTCACCGCGGAGCAGATCAACCAAAGTAGTAGAAGCGCCGTAAGTGCAGTTTGCCGTGGGGGGACCGCCCACGGGAAAGAACCCTTCCTCATCCTCGAAAATAACATTCACCCCGTAGTGGCTACCCTCATGCCCAACTTCATCTCGAATAACATCTACATGGGGTGCGAGCAGGAGAAGCAATCTACTCTGCTTCTAACAGGTCCCAACATGGGCGGAAAGAGCACCCTACTAAGGCAAACAGCCATTTCGGTAATTTTGGCCCAAATAGGAGCCTTCGTCCCTTCTACCTACTGCGAGTTGACCGTAGTGGATAAGATATTTACGCGCCTTGGATCTAGTGACAATCTGTTCGAAGGAAAAAGTACCTTTCTCGTGGAGTTGGAGGACATTTCGAACATGCTAAAGCAGAGCACTAAGTACAGTTTGGCCATTCTGGATGAACTGGGTAGAGGCACCTCCTCCTTTGACGGCACGGCTATTGCCCTTTCGACTCTGGAGCAAATTTCAGACGTAGTCAAATGCAGGTGCATATTCTCCACCCATTATCATCTCCTAGTGGAGGAAGTAAAACACAACAAAAAGATTTCAAACTATCATATGAGTCTAAGCATAGATGATCATCaggagaaaattatttttttatataaatttattaaggGAGTTTGCCCCAAGTCCTTTGGTATTCACATTGCCAAGTTGGCTGGCCTCCCCAAAGAAATTATTGATTTGGCTCACGAGAAGTCCACCCTCTTTGAAAACGTGACGGACGAGTTTTGCAAAATCATCAAGTACAAGAACATCGTGCGCTCCCTCCTCAGCGCCCCCGACGGCGAAAATCTGGGCGCCCTCTTCCGCAGGTACCGCGCCGAGTTCGCCGAGTTCGCCGCGTGA